CTTCGACATTACGCGAGTATCAATTACTCAACAACAACCTTTAACCATTGAAAATCTACCCGCTTATCGTGTACAGGGAACTTATGATTTAACTGTTAAATTACCAAAAAAACAAATCACTCAACCACAAAAACCCTTTGAAATTTATTTGCAAATTCAACGAGAAGGTAAAAGTTGGCGTTTGCTACTACCCGAAAAAATTAGTAACAATACTCCATCAATTTGGCATAGTTATTTGATTCTTTAGGGGATGCAGATCCCCGACTTCTAACATTAATTCATCATATCTTGAATGATTATTAAAGAAGTCGGGTATCTAGTAATTCTAGTGTTGACTTTTGATTTGAGATTTGTTATACTGAAATTAATAAGGAAGAACTAGCTTGTAATAATTTTAATTTTGATAAACTCTGCCTTTCCAAGCACCTCCCCTTCCTTGCCAATGACGCTTAGCAGAATCTAAAGTCATCAAAGTATAGAAAACGGCAATTATGGGTAAACAAAATGCTATCCAAAAGGGCGATTTATAAAAGCGAATGATGGGGAAATATGCTAATGTCATTAATAGCCACGTGAATAAACCGATGAGAGTAATTGGCAAATTTCCCATCACTAAACCTAAGATAATTCCTAATGGTGGCAGCATATAAACTAAAATCATTCCTAACACACTTCCTGCTAACAACAAAGGAGAATAATTCAGTTGTGTGTAGGCGCTACGGGCTACCATATTCCAGATAGTTTCTAGGGAATCATAAGGACGTAAACTATAAGTTAAAGCACTCAATCCTAACCAAATTTTTCCTTGATTGGATTTCACGGCTTTGGCTAAAGAACAATCATCAATTAAAGCTTGACGGATAACTTGTAGCCCACCAATTTTATGTAGGGTTTCTGTGCGAATTAAAATACAACCACCAGCAGCAGCAGCAGTAGATTTTTTCGGGTTATTTGCCCAGCGAAACGGGTAGATTTTTTGAAAGAAAAAGACAAAAGCAGGTATTAATAATTGTTCCCAAAAACTTTGACACCGCAGCTTGACCATGATAGATACTAAATCTAAATTCTCTGTTTCTGCTTTGGTAACTAATCGGCGCAAATTGCTGATATCATGTTCTATATCTGCATCAGTTAGTAAAAAATAATCTGGTAATTTTAGAGACGTTTCATCAAACTTCTCTACAGCAGCTTTTACACCTTGTTCCATTGCCCAAAGTTTACCAGTCCAACCAACTGGTAAATCTGCACTAGAGACAATATGTAGTTGTTCGAGTTTATCAACTGCGTAAGCTACTCCTTGGGCAAAATTTGCTGTACCATCTGTACTTTGATCATCCACTAAAAACACATTGAAATTACCAGGATAGTCTTGGAGAAGAAGCGATCGCAAACTAATAGGGATGACATCAGCTTCATTCCGCGCTGGAACTACCACACACACCGTAGGTAATTTTTTAGAGATTTTGTATACAACGTCTTTACTGGTTTCTAACTGCTGATCTACACGCCAAAACTGTCCCCAAAACAAGAGTAAAAATAACCAAATTGCTAAAGATAAAAGCATCAAACCCGATAAAATTTCTACCATAACTCTTGCAAATTCTCAGTAATTCAGACAGAATACATTGTTTGTTGATTTTGGGAAAGAATGTTAAGTAACTCTACCCAGATCCCCGACTTCTTCAAGAAGTCGGGGATCTATATCCTGAATGTTTTATGTTTAACTATGTTGACCTACTATTTGGTGCTGAGGTAAGGATTTAATGCAAACACAAGACAGGGTGAAAGTCAAGCAAGTTACAGAAGCAATCGCAGCTAGTCAAAAACATCTGCTATCAATTCAACAACCAGATGGTTACTGGTGGGCAGAATTAGAATCAAATGTTACCATTACTGCTGAAGCTGTACTGCTACATAAAATTTGGGGAACAGATAAAACTCGACCTTTACATAAAGTTGAAACATATCTGCGATCGCAACAACGAGAACATGGAGGATGGGAACTATTTTATGGTGATGGTGGAGAACTCAGCACAACAGTAGAAGCTTACATGGCCTTGAGGTTGTTAGGTGTACCCGCAACAGATCCAGCACTAATAAAAGCTAAATCTTTAATTCTTCAAAAAGGTGGAATTAGCAAAACCCGCATTTTCACTAAATTACATTTAGCCTTAATAGGTTGCTACAATTGGCGCGGACTTCCATCTCTTCCACCTTGGGTAATGCTGCTACCCGATAATTTCCCCTTCAACATTTATGAACTTTCTAGCTGGGCGCGTTCTAGCACAGTGCCATTATTAATAGTCTTTGATCGCAAACCAGTTTTTGAAATTGATAACCCCATTAATTTAGATGAATTATATGCAGAAGGTGTGAATAATGTCAAATGGGAATTACCGAAAAATGGTGATTGGTCAGATATATTCAACATCTTAGATGATGGATTTAAATTAGCAGAAAGTTTCAACTTTGTACCTTTTAGAAATGAAGGAATCAAAGCCGCAGAAAAATGGATTTTAGAACGTCAAGAAGCAACTGGAGATTGGGGGGGAATTATTCCCGCCATGTTAAATTCTCTGTTAGCTTTAAAATGCCTAGATTACGACGCTAACGACCCAATTATATATAGAGGTTTAAAAGCAGTTGATAATTTCGCC
The Anabaena sphaerica FACHB-251 DNA segment above includes these coding regions:
- a CDS encoding glycosyltransferase, encoding MVEILSGLMLLSLAIWLFLLLFWGQFWRVDQQLETSKDVVYKISKKLPTVCVVVPARNEADVIPISLRSLLLQDYPGNFNVFLVDDQSTDGTANFAQGVAYAVDKLEQLHIVSSADLPVGWTGKLWAMEQGVKAAVEKFDETSLKLPDYFLLTDADIEHDISNLRRLVTKAETENLDLVSIMVKLRCQSFWEQLLIPAFVFFFQKIYPFRWANNPKKSTAAAAGGCILIRTETLHKIGGLQVIRQALIDDCSLAKAVKSNQGKIWLGLSALTYSLRPYDSLETIWNMVARSAYTQLNYSPLLLAGSVLGMILVYMLPPLGIILGLVMGNLPITLIGLFTWLLMTLAYFPIIRFYKSPFWIAFCLPIIAVFYTLMTLDSAKRHWQGRGGAWKGRVYQN